A single genomic interval of Musa acuminata AAA Group cultivar baxijiao chromosome BXJ3-4, Cavendish_Baxijiao_AAA, whole genome shotgun sequence harbors:
- the LOC135637330 gene encoding WUSCHEL-related homeobox 8-like has translation MEEGVAEEGAVCAKVMTDEQMEVLRKQIAAYASICEQLVEMHRAIAAQQDSLSGMRLGSLCSDPLMAPGVGKLSSRQRWTPTPTQLQILETIFYEGNGTPSKQKIKEITSELSQHGQISETNVYNWFQNRRARSKRKKQPGAGPNAAESEAEVESLNEKKAKAHGNLSPTVDDGPFQSPDISSELRFADPESNGSQSMFALGDISKYGDAF, from the exons ATGGAGGAAGGGGTGGCGGAGGAGGGAGCGGTGTGCGCGAAGGTGATGACGGACGAGCAGATGGAGGTGCTGCGCAAGCAAATCGCCGCCTACGCTTCCATTTGCGAACAGCTGGTGGAGATGCACAGGGCCATCGCGGCCCAGCAGGACTCGCTCTCAG GGATGAGGCTCGGTAGTCTGTGCTCGGACCCCCTAATGGCACCAGGAGTCGGTAAACTCTCTTCACGGCAGCGGTGGACGCCAACCCCGACGCAGCTGCAGATTCTTGAAACCATATTCTACGAAGGCAACGGGACTCCAAGCAAGCAAAAGATCAAGGAGATCACCTCCGAGCTCTCGCAGCACGGCCAGATCTCGGAGACGAACGTCTACAACTGGTTCCAGAATCGGAGGGCGCGGTCGAAGAGGAAGAAGCAGCCAGGTGCAGGACCCAACGCTGCTGAATCGGAAGCCGAGGTCGAATCCCTGAACGAGAAGAAAGCCAAGGCACATGGCAATCTGTCTCCTACCGTCGATGATGGTCCGTTCCAGAGCCCCGATATCAGCTCCGAGTTGCGGTTTGCTGATCCAGAATCGAATGGGAGTCAGAGCATGTTTGCATTAGGTGACATATCCAAGTATGGTGATGCGTTTTAG
- the LOC135637294 gene encoding 24-methylenesterol C-methyltransferase 2-like — MEVSTAMWTAVVVGAAAVYWFVWVMGAAEVKGKRAVNLTMGSITRDKVQDKYKQYWSFFRRPKEDIVAASNNDDVPAFVDTFYNLVTDIYEWGWGQSFHFSPSIPGRSHRDATRLHEERAADLIAARPGRRILDVGCGVGGPMRAIAAHSGAHVVGITINEYQVARARAHNRKAGLHERCEVVCGNFLEMPFDDASFDGAYSIEATCHAPRLEDVYREVFRVLKPGALYVSYEWVTTALYRADNPAHVETIRGIELGDALPGLRAHHEIAEVARQVGFEVVEERDQALPPAEPWWTRLKMGRIAYWRNHLVVSALAALRIAPKGVVDVHEMLCETARHLSDGGETGIFTPMHIILCRKPLVPAS, encoded by the coding sequence ATGGAGGTATCGACGGCAATGTGGACGGCGGTGGTGGTGGGGGCGGCTGCGGTGTACTGGTTCGTGTGGGTGATGGGTGCGGCGGAGGTGAAGGGGAAGCGGGCGGTGAACCTGACGATGGGGTCGATCACGAGGGACAAGGTGCAGGACAAGTACAAGCAGTACTGGTCCTTCTTCCGCCGCCCCAAGGAGGACATCGTCGCCGCCTCCAACAACGATGATGTCCCCGCCTTCGTCGACACCTTCTACAACCTCGTCACCGATATCTACGAGTGGGGCTGGGGCCAGTCCTTCCACTTCTCCCCCTCCATTCCCGGCCGCTCTCACCGCGACGCCACCCGGCTCCACGAGGAGCGCGCCGCCGACCTCATCGCCGCCCGCCCCGGCCGTCGCATCCTCGACGTTGGCTGCGGCGTCGGCGGGCCCATGCGCGCCATAGCCGCCCACTCCGGCGCCCACGTCGTCGGCATCACCATCAACGAGTACCAGGTGGCCCGCGCCCGCGCCCACAATCGCAAGGCCGGCCTGCACGAACGCTGCGAGGTCGTCTGCGGCAACTTCCTCGAGATGCCCTTCGACGACGCCTCCTTCGACGGCGCCTACTCCATCGAGGCCACATGCCACGCCCCCCGTCTCGAGGACGTCTACCGCGAGGTCTTCCGGGTGCTCAAGCCCGGCGCCCTCTACGTCTCCTACGAATGGGTCACCACCGCGCTGTACCGGGCCGACAACCCCGCCCACGTGGAGACCATCCGCGGGATCGAGCTGGGCGACGCCCTCCCGGGGCTCCGAGCGCACCACGAGATCGCGGAGGTGGCGCGGCAGGTGGGCTTCGAGGTGGTGGAGGAGCGGGACCAGGCGTTGCCCCCGGCGGAGCCCTGGTGGACGCGCCTCAAAATGGGGCGGATCGCCTACTGGCGGAACCACCTCGTCGTCTCCGCTCTCGCCGCCCTTCGGATCGCCCCAAAAGGCGTGGTGGATGTGCACGAGATGCTCTGCGAGACGGCACGACATCTCAGCGACGGCGGCGAGACCGGCATCTTCACCCCCATGCACATTATCCTCTGCCGGAAGCCTCTCGTTCCCGCCTCCTAA
- the LOC103982723 gene encoding uncharacterized protein LOC103982723, with the protein MMATVYRCAGCGADLNLSAAHLYPADAYFEAGNKGTLSFSWIDDARFRFAKEDRIMPFFETVNYWGIQRRRTRILCDACGRLLGHIYDDGPPMMRGHGQFGFGPSQAIPRAPRYRFKIKALNIS; encoded by the exons ATGATGGCCACCGTCTACCG GTGCGCGGGGTGCGGAGCGGACCTGAACCTGAGCGCGGCGCACCTGTATCCGGCGGATGCCTACTTCGAGGCCGGAAATAAGGGCACCCTCTCCTTCTCCTGGATCGACGACGCCAGGTTCCGCTTCGCCAAGGAAGACCGGATCATGCCCTTCTTCGAGACGGTCAACTACTGGGGTATCCAGCGACGGCGCACCCGCATCCTCTGCGACGCCTGCGGTCGCCTCCTTGGCCACATCTACGACGATGGCCCCCCCATGATGCGCGGCCACGGCCAGTTCGGCTTCGGCCCCAGCCAGGCCATTCCCCGCGCCCCCAGGTACCGCTTCAAGATCAAGGCCCTCAACATCTCCTGA